The genomic DNA TCGCCTCCGCCGCGCCCGGCGCCGTCCGGCTGGAGAATGCAACCGCCGCCTGGCTCGCCAAGGTCATCGGCTTTCCCGAGGGCGCGGCGGGCACGCTCACCTCGGGCGGCAGCATGGCCAATCTCACCGCCATCGTCACCGCCCGCGAGGCGCGCGACGAAGACGGCGGCGGCGCGGTCTATATGTCCGCGACGGCGCATCACTGCATCGACAAGGCGCTGAAGATCGCGGGCCGCGGCAAGGCACCGCGGCGGCTGATCCCGACCGATGCGCGCCACCAGATGCGCGCCGATGCGCTCGCCGAGGCGCTGGAGCGCGACCGCGCCGACGGCATCCGCCCCTGGCTGGTCATCGCCTCTGCCGGAACGGTCGATACCGGCGCGGTCGATCCGCTCGCCGACATCGCCGATCTCGCCCAGCGCCACGGCGCCTGGTTCCATGTCGACGGTGCCTATGGCGGGCTGTTCATGCTGTGCGACGAAGGGCGCGCGGCGCTCGGCGGGATCGAGCGGGCCGACACCGTCGCGCTCGATCCGCACAAGACCCTGTTCCTGCCCTACGGCACCGGCGCGGTCGTCGCGCGCGACGGGCAGATGCTGTTCGACGCGTTCAGCGCCAGCGCCGATTATATCCAGCCACTAGGCGAGAGCGGCGTCGGCCCGTCGCCCGGCGATCTCTCACCCGAACTGACCCGCCATTTTCGCGCGCTCCGCCTCTGGCTGCCGCTGCAGATCGCCGGCGTTGCCGCTTTCCGCGCGGCGCAGTCGGAGAAGATCAAGCTCGCGCGCTATTTCCATGCGCGGCTGTCCGAGATGCCAGGCTGGGAGGTGGCGAGCGCGCCCGATCTCTCGGTCGTCGCCTTCCGCGCCCGTCCGGCGTCGGGAGATGTCGATCGCTTCAACGACGATCTTCTCCGCCGCATCCAGCAGGACGGAAGGATATTCCTCAGCGGCACGCGGATCGGCGGCGCGCCGTGGCTGCGCTGCGCGATCCTCTCGTTCCGTACGCATCTCGATGCGATCGACGAAACGATAGACGTGCTGGCGCGCACCGCCGGCGAACTGGGACTGGAATGAGCGACATCGAACAGGCCTTGCCCCGCAGCGACCGCCGCGAGCGGCTCGCCAAGCCTTTGTTCGTCGCGACCATCGTTGCGGGGTCGTTCCTGCTGTTCCTGATGCAGCCGATGATCGCGCGGATGGCGCTGCCCCGGCTCGGCGGCGCGCCCGCGGTCTGGAACAGCGCGATGCTGGTCTATCAGGCGCTGCTGCTCGCGGGCTATGCTTATGCGCACTGGCTTTCGCGGCTGAAACCGCGGCGGCAGGCGGGGCTCCACCTCGCGCTGTTCGGGCTCGCCGCTCTGTGGCTGCCGATCGGGATCAGCAGCGCGCTGCCGCCCGCCGACGGCAACCCAATTCTGTGGGTGCCCTGGTTCCTGCTGAGCT from Allosphingosinicella indica includes the following:
- a CDS encoding pyridoxal phosphate-dependent decarboxylase family protein, with the translated sequence MIEALRSELVALRQAAAPLEPDADARARLMDLAVAHAQDFLGDLADGPANRGWDDALADPLDFAEDGRDPAELLAYIGRAIDRPGITTASPRFMGYIPGGGLFHSAVGDFLAASANKYAGFASAAPGAVRLENATAAWLAKVIGFPEGAAGTLTSGGSMANLTAIVTAREARDEDGGGAVYMSATAHHCIDKALKIAGRGKAPRRLIPTDARHQMRADALAEALERDRADGIRPWLVIASAGTVDTGAVDPLADIADLAQRHGAWFHVDGAYGGLFMLCDEGRAALGGIERADTVALDPHKTLFLPYGTGAVVARDGQMLFDAFSASADYIQPLGESGVGPSPGDLSPELTRHFRALRLWLPLQIAGVAAFRAAQSEKIKLARYFHARLSEMPGWEVASAPDLSVVAFRARPASGDVDRFNDDLLRRIQQDGRIFLSGTRIGGAPWLRCAILSFRTHLDAIDETIDVLARTAGELGLE